DNA from Homo sapiens chromosome 1, GRCh38.p14 Primary Assembly:
AATTTGATGAGGTTCACCAGctgcccagggtcacccagccATAGTCAAGAGACAGTGTTCACATTTGGGGCTGCTCACTGTAGAATGGGTGAGAGAAAACGGCATTCATTTGGAGTAGAATTTACACCACCTGTGCCCAAATATGATCAGCAAAAGATACCCCAAAGCCTGACTCTCAAAGGGAGGCACTAAGCTATGGCCGGAGTAGGGCACCGAGTTCACACTTCATGGTTTCGGATCTGCAAATGGCTCAGCACTTGTTCTTATGTTAATTATAGTATCTGTGTGTCATATCAGTGAATGAAAAGTGAATCATAAAGCCTTCCATCCTAGTACGTTCAGCCAAAGGCCCGTATGTTAGCAGTTTCATTTTTGGATAAGCACTCTTTAAACTccttattggccaggtgcagtggcttgtgtctgtagtcccagcaacttggaaggctgaggcaggagattcacttgagtctgggagtttgagaccagcctgggcagcacagtgagaccccatctctaaaaaaagtaaaaaataagttaggcatggtgatgcatgcctgtagacccagttagctactcaggaggctgaggcagacggttgcttgatcccaggagttcaaggctttaGTGAggtgactgtgctactgcactgcagcctgggtgacagaacaagaccccgactctaaaaaataaaataaattcgggaggctgaggcaggagaatcgcttgaacccaggaggcagaggctgcagtgagccgagattgtgccactgcactccagcctgggtgacagagtgagactaagtctcaaaataaaataaaataaagtagaataaaatagataaaataaataaataataaaactcatCAAGAAGAGTTTAGGGAATAGATACTATAGACTTTCCAAAGGTTGAAAGATCTGGGTTTGCTTCTTGGGTTTGCAACCCTAGTAGCTGTATAACTTTCAGAgactttgtgctttttttttttcattgagacagcgtctcactctgtcacccagactagagtgcagtggcacaatcatgactcactacagcctccacctcccaggctaaagtgatcctcctgcctcagcctcctgagtagctgggactacaggcatgcgctaccatgcctgcctaattttttagttttttttgtggagatagggtctcagaatgttgcccaggctggtctcaagctcctgagctggactcaagtgatcctcctgcctcaacctcccaaagtgctgagattataggcatgagtcactgcacctggccttttcttttttcttttctttttcgaGATGGGCTCTTGCTGTGTACAGTGGtatatcacagctcactgcagccatgaattcctgggctcaagcaatcctcctgcctcagcctcccaagtacccaagactgcaggtgtgtgttaccacacctggctaagttttcttttctttttgagacaaggtctcactttgtcgcccatgctggagtacaggggctcaatcttgactcactgcagcctctacctcccaagctcaggtgatcctcctgcctcagccccccaagtagctggggccacaggtgtgtgccaccatgtccagctagtttttttttttgtttttttttttggtagaggtgaggttttgcatgttgcccaggctagtcttgaactcctgggctcaagtgatcctcctgcctcagcctcccaaagtgctgggattataggcatgagtcactgcacccggcctttttttttttttttttttttttgagatgggctcttgctatgtcagccaggctgcagtacagtggcatgatcacagctcactgcagccacgaattcctgggttcaagcaatcctcctgcctcagcttcccaagtgccCGAGACTGTAGGTGTGTgttgccacacctggctaaattttttcttttttttttttgtcataaagtctcactttgtcacccatgctgtagtgcagtggcacaatcttggctcactgcagccttgacctcccatgctcaggtgatcctcctacctcagccccctaagtagctgagaccacaggtatgtgcctccacgtccagctaatttctgtagagatggagttttgccatgttgcccaggctggtcttgaattcctgggctcaagcgaatctctcgcctcagcctcccaagtagtcaggactgcaggtgtgcattgccatgcctggctaaatttttgtttttttttggtagagatggggtcttgctatgttgcccagtctggtcttgaactcctgggcttaagtgatcctcttgtctccaCCTCCTAAAGTTTGTCACCTTCTTGAAACAGTCATTATCAGTTCTCATGAAGCCTTCCCCAATTTGCAGCACATTCCCCTTTGCACACTTCTTCTCGCACTGAAAAATGTCCTTGTCTTTCATTTGTGTCTATGTATCCGATTTCTTTGAGGCTGCAACACCTCTGTCAGGGTGTGGGTGGTGTGGGTCCCTTGTGGTATTGCAAGTTCCATACTGGGTGCTCAGAATGTTTAATGAGCTCATTGAATAAAATTGGCACACTAGACTAACGATATAGGAAGCTggtgaggccgggtgtggtggtctcatgcctgtaatcccagcactttgggaggctgagatgggtggatcacttgagttcagaagtttgagaccagcctggccaacatggtgaaatctctactaaaaatacaaaaattagctgggcgtggtggctcctgcctgtaatcccagctacttgggaggctgagacaggagaatcccttgaacctgggaggcagaggttgcagtgagctgaagttgtgccactgcactccagcctgggtgacagagcaagactccgtctcaaaaacaaaaagaagctggCTGAACTGCTGTGAATGTCTCATCTGCAAATATAACTCAAAATTTTTAGTGTCATTTGTGGGAATTATTTTGGTACAGAAATAAaagatgggccaggtgcggtggctcatgcctataatcccagcactttgggaggccgaggcgggcggatcacgaggtcaggagatcgagaccatcctggctaacacagtgaaaccccatctctactaaaaatacaaaaaaatcagccgggcgtggtggtgggcacctgtagtcccagctactcaggaggctgaggcaggagaatggtgtgaacctgggaggcggagtttgcagtgagctgagatcgagccactgcactccagtctgggcaacagagtgactccatctcaaacaaaaaaaaacaaaaaacaaaataaataaaagatgaagcAACATACGATGTATAAGCCTCTGGCCAGCAGGCCATGCTGATCTTACCTAGGATTTTAACATAAGCAAAAAGACTGTGACAAATTCAAGATTGAGATTTCCCTGCTGAAGGTGTAAACCAGGACTttggaaaactgaaaacaaacatGTTCACTTCTAGAAAGTGCCGGCAGTTTTGGGTTGCGTTACCTCAATTTATAGCCTTGCCTTGGATGCTGGTCATCTGTAGCAGGTTTGGGTGGATGTTTCAGATTTTACTCGGTGTCTCGTTGGGCAAAGGGGTCTGTGCATTTGTCTGTGTGATTCAGCAATGAGGGCCTGTGAGGAAGAACCAGCAGGTGGCACAGAGAGGGACTCCATGGTCTGCACTCTCAGCAGTGGTGCCAGCCTCAGGAGGAGAGAGAGCCCTGGGAGCTGGCCAAGGGCAGGGCCGGGCACTGCTTCCCAAACTGACTGTGCCCTGCAGTAACAGCACATCTCACACCTGACACACACAATGCGAATCATTATTTATCCTTACTACGGGTGATGCAcactaattttaatttcattcgAAAGGAAAGTACTGGCCTATGACCCACAAGTGGGTGGTCAGGAGCAGTTTAGAAAACACTggaccaggccgggcgcggtggctcacgcttgtaatcccagcactttgggaggccaaggcgggcagatcatgaggtcaggaaattgagaccagcctggctaacatggtgaaactctgtctctactaaaaatacagaaaattagctgggcatggtggccagcgcctgtagtcccaggtacttggaggctgaggcaggagaattgcttgaacccgggagatggagattgcagtgagccaagatcatgccactgtactccagcgtgggtgacagagcgagactccatccaaaaacaaaaagaaaacactggtccaggctgggggcagtggctcacacctgtaattccagcactttgggaggccgaggtgggtggatcacctgaggtcgggagttcgagaccagcatgaccaacatggagaatctccgtctctactaaaaatacaaaattagccaggcgtggtggcacatgcccgtaatcccagctactcgagaggctgaggcaggagaatcacttgaacccgggagccagaggttgcggtgagccgagatcacaccattgcactccagcctgggcaacaagagcgagactccatctcaaaaaaagaaaacactggaccatcaagagttcgagaccagcctggccaacgtggtgaaaccctgtccctacaaaaaatacaaaaattagccaggcatggtggcgggtgcctgtaatcccagctactcgggaggctgaggcaggagaatcacttgaacccaggaggcggaggttgcagtgagttgagcgcgccattgcaccccagcctgggtgggcCAGAGCCCGGCTGCCCCAGGGCCAGCAGTGCCTGGgtgcttgttggaaatgcagctCTCAACTCCTCCCTGCCCCAGTGCATCAGGACCTGCCTGCAAAGTGATCCGTCTGCACTTCAGTTTGAGAAGGCCTGGCCTAGAGGACAGTGGGTCTGGCATGCTGGGCTGAGAGGCAGTACTGGGAGCGATTCTTGGGGCCTCCTTGCCGACAATTGGGTGAAACCAGCGGATACGATCGTAGCGTCTCTGAGCCCCCATTGCCTCCTTGTTTCTCTGCCCATAGTAGAAGAATGTCTCTGAAATTACTGGATGAGTTTCAGTCATACTTTCACATGGGCACAATTTCACATTCAAGCTCCTTATCCTaggctaattttatattatgttaaatCACTTGTTTTTGTTCTCACGGCTTCCTGCCTGCTATAGGCATAATTACGAGGAAGCAGAACTTCTCCAGAAGCAAGCGCACATGCGTTCCAAAATAAGAGCAAATTCGCTCTAAACACAGGAAAAGACCTGAAGCTTTAATTAAGGGGTTACATCCAACCCCAGAGCGCTTTTGTGGGCACTGATTGCTCCAGCTTCTGCGTCACTGCgcgagggaagagggaagaggatcCAGGCGTTAGACATGTATAGACACAAAAACAGCTGGAGATTGGGCTTAAAATACCCACCAAGCTCCAAAGAAGAGACCCAAGTCCCCAAAACATTGATTTCAGGGCTGCCAGGAAGGAAGAGCAGCAGCAGGGTGGGAGAGAAGCTCCAGTCAGCCCACAAGATGCCATTGTCCCCcggcctcctgctgctgctgctctccgGGGCCACGGCCACCGCTGCCCTGCCCCTGGAGGGTGGCCCCACCGGCCGAGACAGCGAGGTGAGTACAGTCCCGACGTGGCCACACGCTAGCCCACTCTCTGTCTCTTGTTGGCTTTTTGGcctgcatggtgtgtgtgtgtgcacgtgtgttgcACTTCACAGCTTGGACAGGACACACGGCTCAACTTTGTAGTGTTCTTGGCTGGCCCGAGGTACTGGGATGCCGCATTCAGACCACTGATCCTCAGTTACATGTCCCAACCCATGAAGCCTGCTGGAAACCTGTGCAGCTCAAGGAGGGCCCTCCGTCGGGTGTCTGGGAAAGGGGAAGCGAGTGTACCCGTCCACTGCAGGGCAGGCATGGAGCTGCGACAGCCCTTCCAGAGCCTTCAGTTATACATAGCACAGGCTCCCACTGGCTCAGAGTAATTGGCATCATTACATTTTCCGTTGTGAGAATTTGTAACTTCGTGAGGTGATTGAttgttcttttttccattttgagaaaGTTCCAAGAAAGGGTATATAAAGTTGAGcattaaaaatggatttttctctaaaattaccAGATGAGTTTCAGGCAGGCCATTTATCAGCAGATTACTCCCAGAAGCTTTCTAAGGAATTTGAAAAACCAGAATATAACGTTTGTTTCAGTCCCATCGTCTCAGAAAGCAACTTGTGAACATCCAGGAGTGTGGCCAAAGGTGGGAGAATGAGTAAATTAGCCTGATCCAACTCCGGGCTTCTCAGCTGCCAGTCACTGAGGGGAAAATGGCAGATTTCCCGACCTCTCCTAATTAAGGACCTTAGCAGAGTATGGAGCAAAACCAGGTTTCTTCCCTTGACTTAAAATGACCAACTTTTCTCTAATTAAAGCAATTTCTTTAAGGTATTCTCTTCACTTTCTCATCCTCATCCGTTAAATGGAAATGAGGCTTATCGCtatggagcatcttttcattttaatattttctttctcttttctccagggTAGTCTtttagatcatttttttttttaagtaaggagGAGATTGCATATCTTTGAATGCTTGCTGCCTGAGCCAGATTGCtgagttttctttcctttgccaTCTGCTTCTCTTTAAAAGCATATGCAGGAAGCGGCAGGAATAAGGAAAAGCAGCCTCCTGACTTTCCTCGCTTGGTGGTTTGAGTGGACCTCCCAGGCCAGTGCCGGGCCCCTCATAGGAGAGGAAGCCCGGGAGGTGGCCAGGCGGCAGGAAGGCGCACCCCCCCAGCAATCTGCGCGCCGGGACAGAATGCCCTGCAGGAACTTCTTCTGGAAGACCTTCTCCTCCTGCAAATAAAACCTCACCCATGAATGCTCACGCAAGTGTAATGACAGACctgaataaaatgtattaagCAGCAGTgatctttcctctcctccttcccaagtcatttgaaaagtgtttgttatTTAAATTCCAATAATGCCCAATACTGACGTGTCTTGAGTAATTTGGAACCCAAAGTGAAGATCTTTGATAAAGATTTTTTTGTGGTTCGACTGGACTGTGCTGAGTGCGGGCACTGGGCTTTTCTTCTGATGTTCATTATGGTGCTGGGAAGCTCTgtctttgatttaaaataaaatagctaaagGCTACACAATTAAGAGTTCAGAATAACATCTTATTTCAGTTTATGAATTGATATGAAttgtctaatttaaaaaatatttccctcacattaaaagcaaatttttaataTCAGGCTCGAAGAGCAAAATGATTATTCCTCATGTTTTagctgaaattaattttaaaacatattaaacagAAAACCTGCTGACATGCCTGTGAAACTGATACTCGAACTTGCTGTTATGTACCAGTTTTAATTAGTAGCTTAATGGGTTGCAATTCTTTTCATGGATTATAGCTTCAGATTTGCTTTGGGAGGAATGAAGGCTacccacagaatttttttttttttgagacggagtctagctgtcacccaggctggagtgctatggcgcggtctcagctcactgcaacttccgcctcccaggttcatgtgattctcctgcctcagcctcctgagtagctgggactacagcatgcgcttccatgcctggctaatttttttttttttttttttagatggagtttcgcttttgttgcccaggctggagtgctatggcacggtctcagctcactgtggcttccgcctccgaggttcaagtgactctcctgcctcagcctcccaagtagctgggactacaggcacacaccaccacgcctggctaatttttgtatttttagtagagacggggtttctccatgttggtcaggctggtctcgaactcctggcttcaggtgatccacctgccttggcctcagaaagtgctgggattaccagcgtgagccactgcgcctggccatgaaGGTTTTTCGATGCTAAACTTCATTGGGAAAACCAGCAAAGGCTGGCTGGAGGACACGGGAATATTCTCTTCTCTGGACACCAGGGGAGCGGACTCCCTGAGAATGGCTGCTGACCGTCCGTTGTTTTCTGCCGAGCTGAGCTCATATTCATAATTACTAGCTGAATAAAGTATAATGTGATGGAAGAGACTTAATAGCATCCACGTTTCCAAACACAGCAGCTTTAGGAGACCAGGAATTGGGTCAGTGCACTGGTGGAAGATGCCTGCCTGAAAGGCCAGCTAACCTTccagaactttgttttttttaaagattttttctaGAAAGAAGCCATGCttattgtttttcagtttttaaattggggtcggcagggcgcggtggctcatgcctgtaatcccagcactgtgggaggttgaggcaggcagatcacttgaggccaggagttcgagaccagcctggccaacatgatgaaaccctgtctcgactaaaaatacaaaaattacccaggcgtgatggtgcacccctgtaatcccagctacttgggaggctgaggcacgagaatcacttgagcctgggaggcggaagttgtagtgagccgaggtcatgccactgtactccagcctgggtgacagaacgagactctgtctcaaaaataatagtaaaataagataaaataggggctgggcgtggtggctcacacctgtaatcccagcaccttgggaggccgagctgggtggatcacctgaggtcgggtgttcaagaccagcctgatcaacgtggtgaaaccctgtctctactaaaaacaccaaaaattagccgggcttggtggcacatacctgtaatcccagctactcaggaggctgaggcaggagaatcaccttaacccgggaggcagagattgcagtgagccaagattgtgccactgcactccagcctgggcgacagagtgagactccgtctcaaaaaataaaatacattgggGTCATCCACACAGACTTTAAGATTGGGGATTTTACCTTTTAACTAAGTAGTTATCTGTAGGATAATGAGGCTCTACTAGTGCTACTGCCAGGAAATTCAAGTCTAAGCCTACCTTAGTTCAGGGGACTTCATACGACATTAACTGGCATCAGCTGCATGTTAGACCAGATGAATATGCTTGTGATTAATAAATCAGGGTAAAATGGTCATTTCCCACCATCTGGTTTTTGGTGGCCTTTTCTGTAGTTCAGTAGAGTCAGGTGTGTAGATCTGGGTAATCAGGCCCTGGGCAACTTCAAGTTCATGCTCTTGTTATTTTGTCCAGGATTTGGCACCAGAACAGCTCCCTAACTGCTGAGGAGGAATGAAGGACAACAGACACTCACAGCTTTCCTATTTCAGGGCTGGCAGCAAAGGATTCCAGGCTTTAGGAAACTCCTCAGACTGGGAAGCTCAGGGGAGATACTTACCTTGATGTAAGCAGCACCTGTTGAAGGGCagcccgtctttttttttttttttttttttttgagacagagtctccctctgccacccaggctggagtgcagtgaagtgatcttggctcactgtaagctccacctcccgggctcaggtcattcttctgtctcagcctcccgagtagctgggactacaggcacccgccaccacacccagctaattttttctatttttttgtagagatggggtttcaccgtgttagccaggatggtctcgatctcctgaccttgtgatccacccacctcagcctcccaaagtgctgggattacaggtatgaaccaccgcgcctggccaggggCAGCCCATCTTAAAAACAGTAGCGTTTTCCATAGAGAGAGAGGTTTCATTTGGAATGTTTTAGGCCGTtcttgtgctgctataaagaaatacctggccaggtgcggtggctcacgcctgtaatcccaacactttgggaggccgaagcaggcggatcacaaggtcaggatttccagaccagcctgaccaaaacggtgaaaccccatctctacttaaaaaaaaaaaaaaaaaaaaaatcatggcaccaggcatctgctcagtttctggtgaggcctcaggaagcttccaatcattaCAGAAAGCCAAGTAGGACCCAGTGTATCACACAgtgagagcaagagcaagagagagacttGGCCTGAGTAGGgggatgccacacactttttttttttttttttttttttgagagggcgtttcgctcttgttgcctaggctggagtgcaatggcgatctcgactcactgcaacctccacctcccgggttcaagcaattctcctgccttagcctcctgagtagctgggagtacggctacaggcatgagccactgtggtaCCACCCCTGGGCtatttgtaacttcttttttttttttttttttttgagacggagttttgctcttgttgcccaggctggagtgcaatggcgtgatctcagctcactgcaacctccgcctcccaggttcaagcgagattctcctgcctcagcctcccgagtagctgggattacaggcatgtactatcacgcccggcaaattttttattttttttagtagagacagggggtttctccatgttggtcaggctggtctcgaactcctgacctcaggtgatctccctgcctcggcctcccaatgtgctgggattacaggcgtgaaccaccgcgcctggcttttgtAACTTCTTATAATGCTAGTAAAAATAGTAATTTCTCTTTCCCATTTtgcatttgtaatttaaaaaagtatttgtctTATTAAAATAATCAGTCTGGAGGAAAAGCTAGAATTTTGGGGgtgatagttcttttttttttttttttttttgagacggagtctcgcttgtcgcccaggctggagtgcagtggtgcaatctcagctcactgcaagctccgcctcccgggttcaggccattctcctgcctcagcctcccgagtatgggactacaggcgcctgccaccacgcccggataatttttttgtatttttagtagagatggggtttcaccattttatccaggatggcctcgatctcttgaccccgtgatccgcccgtctcggcctcccaaagtgctgggattacaggcgtgagccactgcgcccagcctgggggTGATAGTTCTTATAACATGATACTGAAAaatacagccaggtgtggtggctcatgcctgtaatcccagcactttgggaggctgaggacggtggatcacatgaggtcagaagtttgagaccagcctggccaacatggagaaaccccatccctactaaaaatacaaaaattagctgggggtggtggcacgcccctgtaatcccagctatttgggaggttgaggcaggagaatcccttgaacctgggaggtggaggttacagtgagctgagatagagccactgaactccagcctgggtgacagagcgagattgtcttaaaaaaagaaaagaaaaagagtgaagaaaatcCGCTATCTATGCATTAATCTGTGGGCTCATTTCCTTGCAGCCTTGTGATTGCACGAGTGTTGTCTGATATCATTTGAGCAAGTTGTCAACTCTAAGGTTCTGCAACCTGTAAATGCAGTGCAGCTCCTGGGGAGGGCGTCTGTCCCCCTGGCTGGAGGCTCTCAAACAGAATGGAGACCCTCACTGTCAGACCTATTGGGAGGACTCAGGCGGTGGATGGGGGTTCAGACTAGATCATGTCCAAGGTCCTTAAAAACCACAAGGTGTATAAGATGCAGCCAAAATGATTTAAGGCAAAACCCCACAAACAAGATGGACAAAAACCCtcaaggtgaaaaagaaaaaaaaaaaaaaaaaaaaaaagcttgaacaGGTAATTAGGAAATTAAACAGCTAAATAATGTGGTTATTTATTAAAGATACATTAATAATTCTTGTAATTGatgcaggttttcttttttctacagactactattattttattcttgtctctctggaaaatgaaaaatccattagtttttctcttttgcttttaccCAGAAATTAAAGGTTGGTAAGTGGTAATTAGCGTAGCTCCTGTCAAAGCCAGTTGCCTCATGAGGACCGACATTTGACTTAAGCTGAAATAATGGAATATGGCTAATGTAAAGTTCATTAGTCCCAGCTGCTTTCTTTGACATTCTTTTCTTCTACCACAAGAACGGGCATGCCCTGCCCTCTCTCACTCCTATTTTTAGACGTATTGCTGCGCTCCTATGTGTCTATTCT
Protein-coding regions in this window:
- the CENPS-CORT gene encoding APITD1-CORT protein isoform 3 (isoform 3 is encoded by transcript variant 3) — protein: MSSRRGSFLSTKLHCSSCLPCPLSFEKFKPSEKLQEHENFAKDLEMFARHAKRTTINTEDVKLLARRSNSLHMQEAAGIRKSSLLTFLAWWFEWTSQASAGPLIGEEAREVARRQEGAPPQQSARRDRMPCRNFFWKTFSSCK
- the CORT gene encoding cortistatin preproprotein, with product MPLSPGLLLLLLSGATATAALPLEGGPTGRDSEHMQEAAGIRKSSLLTFLAWWFEWTSQASAGPLIGEEAREVARRQEGAPPQQSARRDRMPCRNFFWKTFSSCK